A single Sulfurimonas aquatica DNA region contains:
- a CDS encoding ABC transporter ATP-binding protein, with protein MDIKKKLISNVVSIVKEDKQNIFYLIYYSVIEAILLLFIPLATSFIINSILSHSTISIAVLGTIVVISFILTTLLQVAKQYIIEKFEQKIFVTTGIKIASMAMKMRASSENVKNLIDKHMNYFFDIGAIQKIFPILLLDGTALVVKLLFSLLLLFVFDITLFLVGLFFFVVFVILLFVLGRNGITYSIERSNTKHDAIYYLQNIPEMEGEEDSILKEFDEHLIRFVNARVKIFHVVMRQLTLTFIIEGLVFSSFLIIGGYLVINSTLPLGEFVAAEIIVVSITSALKDFMKQIDYIYDMTEGFYKVEKLSLTLQGDEHV; from the coding sequence ATGGATATTAAAAAGAAACTTATCTCTAATGTCGTTAGTATAGTTAAAGAGGATAAACAAAATATCTTTTATCTTATATACTACTCTGTGATAGAAGCGATTCTATTGCTTTTTATCCCTTTAGCAACATCATTTATAATAAATAGTATTTTGTCTCACTCAACAATATCTATCGCAGTTCTAGGTACTATCGTTGTTATCAGCTTTATTTTAACCACTTTACTGCAAGTAGCAAAGCAGTATATCATTGAAAAATTTGAACAGAAAATTTTTGTAACTACAGGAATTAAAATAGCATCAATGGCTATGAAAATGAGAGCCTCGAGTGAAAATGTAAAAAATTTAATAGATAAGCATATGAACTATTTTTTTGACATTGGAGCGATACAAAAAATATTTCCAATACTACTTCTAGATGGAACTGCTCTTGTAGTGAAGTTACTCTTTAGTCTACTCTTGTTATTTGTGTTTGATATTACACTGTTTTTAGTAGGGTTATTCTTTTTTGTAGTATTCGTGATTTTATTATTTGTACTTGGTCGCAATGGAATTACCTATAGTATAGAGCGTTCAAACACTAAACATGATGCTATATATTATTTACAAAATATCCCCGAGATGGAGGGTGAAGAAGATAGTATACTCAAAGAGTTTGACGAGCATTTGATTAGGTTTGTTAACGCAAGAGTGAAAATATTTCATGTTGTAATGAGACAGCTAACACTTACCTTTATAATTGAAGGTTTGGTTTTTAGTTCATTTTTGATTATCGGAGGTTACTTAGTTATCAATAGTACTCTCCCCTTAGGTGAGTTTGTCGCAGCAGAGATAATTGTCGTCTCCATTACAAGTGCACTCAAAGATTTTATGAAGCAGATAGATTATATCTATGATATGACAGAAGGATTTTATAAAGTAGAGAAATTATCTCTTACATTACAAGGAGATGAACATGTCTAA
- a CDS encoding HlyD family secretion protein — MSKYKYEALEMLHLHPFVRKVWLVSSIVFFIFVSMLFLPWEQTIKGEGKLIATDPMQRDYNILATIDGFVDEVYVHENQFVKKGTPLFRLVDLDKEYDEKLKSIHLSSQEQYVDFQKQVENIQEKGDNLENYLRVGLNVYTQKFQQIKNKIESLRLKKVSLEKNHEIEKLNVSRLETLYKEGIESKRNFDLAQNIYVKAEAELKKIDIDIEIENNNLDIIKQEKEKFLKETQNKIKLLDNSSLNSKAKLKSISQDIQRNSLNVQRYESGTVVAQRDGFIVRVLQNEKNRLIKKGDPIIHFSPLISDKSILLKISDFNMPLLKEGLPARIMFYGWPALQISGWPKIRYGTFAGVVEKVEPISHEKGFYYARVVEDPKEPWPKGDNLRVGTQSTIWVRLNTVPIWYQMWRLMNAFPPQMLTPVVEKKK, encoded by the coding sequence ATGTCTAAGTACAAATATGAAGCATTAGAGATGCTACATCTTCATCCCTTCGTTAGAAAAGTATGGCTAGTTAGTTCAATAGTCTTTTTTATCTTTGTTTCAATGCTTTTTTTACCCTGGGAGCAGACTATAAAAGGTGAAGGAAAACTTATTGCAACAGACCCTATGCAAAGAGATTATAACATTTTAGCTACGATAGATGGTTTTGTAGATGAAGTATATGTACATGAAAATCAGTTTGTTAAAAAGGGTACACCGCTTTTTAGACTTGTTGACCTAGACAAAGAATATGATGAGAAATTAAAATCTATTCACCTTAGCTCTCAAGAACAGTATGTAGATTTTCAGAAGCAGGTAGAAAATATTCAAGAAAAAGGTGATAATTTAGAGAACTACCTCAGAGTTGGACTAAATGTTTATACTCAAAAATTCCAACAGATTAAAAATAAGATAGAGAGTTTACGTCTTAAGAAGGTCTCTTTAGAAAAAAATCATGAGATAGAGAAACTGAATGTTTCAAGATTGGAAACACTCTATAAAGAGGGAATAGAGTCTAAGAGAAATTTTGATTTAGCGCAAAATATTTATGTAAAAGCAGAAGCAGAGTTAAAAAAGATAGATATTGATATAGAGATAGAAAATAATAATCTAGATATTATCAAACAAGAAAAAGAGAAGTTTTTAAAAGAGACACAAAACAAGATTAAACTCTTAGATAACTCTAGTTTAAACTCTAAAGCAAAATTGAAATCTATTTCTCAAGATATTCAAAGAAATAGTTTAAATGTGCAGCGTTACGAGAGTGGGACTGTTGTAGCTCAAAGAGATGGCTTTATTGTACGAGTACTACAAAATGAAAAAAATCGCCTAATAAAAAAAGGTGATCCTATCATTCATTTTTCACCCTTGATTTCAGATAAAAGTATTCTCTTAAAGATTTCAGACTTTAATATGCCACTCTTAAAAGAGGGCTTACCAGCTAGAATCATGTTTTATGGTTGGCCAGCACTACAAATATCTGGTTGGCCAAAAATCCGTTATGGAACATTTGCCGGAGTAGTAGAAAAAGTAGAGCCGATTTCACATGAGAAAGGTTTTTACTATGCAAGGGTTGTAGAAGATCCTAAAGAACCATGGCCTAAAGGTGATAACTTGAGAGTAGGGACTCAGTCTACTATATGGGTGAGGCTAAATACTGTGCCAATTTGGTACCAAATGTGGAGACTCATGAATGCTTTTCCCCCACAGATGCTTACTCCAGTTGTAGAGAAGAAAAAGTGA
- a CDS encoding TolC family protein: MRYFLALQLLLVELVSANELFKKEMILEYFKESNPFVYSAIANENRYKNRDLYYQGELDNKLFLKYDKKEYPVSEAEFFDIGVQKPLENGIELTLAYRKAEGTQESNNIKTGDDGEARVGVKLPLFSLAHGMNDRKLNIETARLQRVNLSNDSKNNLRILYFKTYSEYAKVLYYKAVIELQKELLNKAKKRESIVSDRVNVGSVAEVALLEAQQQIINREQSLISSENEFSYALENFLKYLNISREEFESQYRLFKLEEIEHAKVDYDEFLGMALENRPDLKKYDIELKKIKLEQKQTNLLNYPKMDLSFYGVHDFEYESGFKVALDMDFPIERRKYDAKVLENKNSVLMMQTDKAKEILNIKTNLLNIVNSLNTIEMNLASSKKEIELLETLEKAENKKYVLGMSNLFMVNQREVYTLEVKKKALKYNFKYLLLEQEAQREAGFSFKELRL; encoded by the coding sequence GTGAGATACTTCTTAGCTCTACAGCTCCTCTTAGTAGAACTTGTAAGTGCGAATGAGCTCTTTAAAAAAGAGATGATTCTTGAGTATTTTAAAGAGTCTAATCCATTTGTATATAGCGCCATAGCAAATGAGAATAGATATAAAAATCGAGACCTCTACTATCAAGGTGAGTTAGATAACAAACTCTTTTTAAAGTATGACAAAAAAGAGTACCCAGTCAGTGAAGCTGAGTTTTTTGACATAGGTGTGCAAAAGCCACTTGAAAATGGCATAGAACTAACTTTGGCATATAGAAAGGCAGAAGGTACACAAGAGTCTAACAACATCAAAACAGGTGATGATGGGGAGGCTAGGGTTGGAGTAAAACTACCGCTATTTTCTTTAGCCCATGGTATGAACGATAGAAAGTTAAATATTGAGACTGCAAGGTTACAGAGGGTTAACCTGAGTAATGATTCCAAAAATAATTTAAGAATTCTATATTTTAAGACCTACTCTGAATATGCAAAAGTTCTTTACTATAAAGCTGTGATAGAACTTCAAAAAGAACTTTTAAACAAGGCAAAAAAGAGAGAGAGTATAGTTAGTGATAGAGTAAATGTTGGTTCTGTGGCAGAAGTAGCCCTTTTAGAAGCACAACAACAAATTATCAACAGAGAGCAGTCTCTCATCTCATCAGAAAATGAGTTCTCATATGCACTAGAGAACTTTTTAAAGTATCTTAATATTTCACGCGAAGAGTTTGAAAGTCAGTATAGACTCTTTAAGCTTGAAGAGATAGAACATGCAAAAGTTGATTATGATGAGTTCTTAGGGATGGCGTTAGAGAATAGGCCAGATTTAAAAAAGTATGACATAGAACTAAAAAAAATTAAGTTGGAGCAAAAACAGACTAACTTACTAAACTATCCAAAAATGGACCTATCTTTTTATGGAGTGCACGACTTTGAATATGAGAGTGGATTTAAAGTGGCGTTGGATATGGATTTTCCAATAGAGAGACGAAAGTACGACGCGAAAGTTCTGGAAAATAAAAATAGTGTTTTAATGATGCAAACAGATAAGGCTAAAGAGATATTAAATATCAAAACAAATCTCCTTAACATTGTAAACTCGTTAAATACAATAGAGATGAATTTGGCTAGTTCAAAAAAAGAGATAGAGCTTCTTGAAACATTAGAAAAAGCAGAAAATAAAAAGTATGTTTTAGGAATGAGTAATCTATTTATGGTTAATCAACGCGAAGTATATACCTTGGAAGTGAAGAAAAAAGCGCTCAAATATAACTTTAAGTATCTTCTACTTGAACAAGAAGCACAAAGAGAAGCGGGCTTCTCTTTTAAAGAGTTAAGACTGTAG
- a CDS encoding valine--tRNA ligase, producing the protein MASEAYNPQETENKYYKIWEDRKYFEVDGNKAIQREDKKFSIMMPPPNVTGRLHIGHALTFTLQDIITRYKRMDGYKTLWQPGTDHAGIATQNVVEKQLLAEGTTKEELGREKFLERAWAWKEESAGIMTDQLRKMGVSPAWERERFTMDEGLQKSVKESFVHLYNQGLIVRGNYMVNWCTHDGALSDIEVEHEDHDGKFYHITYPFADGSGSVEVATTRPETYFGDTAVMVHPDDSRYTHLIGKKIKLPLLDREVAIIADSHVDMEFGTGVVKVTPAHDQNDYEVGKRHDLEFITVFDEKGILNDYAGEFKGLERLEARETIVNRLQEEGFIVKIEDHKHQVGHCYRCKNIVEPYISRQWFVKKDVAAKSIEKTNAGEAQFFPPHWINSYNSWMGELRDWCISRQLWWGHQIPVFYCDECDHEFVSQEDAPEACPKCACKNVTQDPDVLDTWFSSALWPFSTLGWGNGDVEMDKLFRSDDMKDFYPNTLLITGFDILFFWVARMMMMGENFNGELPFKHIYLHALVRDEKGDKMSKSKGNVIDPLDMVNQYSADILRFTLAISAAQGRDIRMSTEKLELNRNFTNKLYNAAKFLQMNVDVFPDMAGFCVETELGKYMTSRLNVATKEVRAALDEYKFNDAATIIYRFIWNEFCGWGIELSKADKASIVELGAIFKEAMKLLHPFMPFVTEYLYHELSGTSLEDSDSIMIMPYPHKTKQREAEEKKFNVIMDAIVSIRRAKVLVDLANQKIEKAFVKIDGISEDEQNMMLPFIIKLAKVTEVEFTQTKIENAVSDISDFCETFIPTDSIDLSSIISKLTKQDEKLQKEIDKLNGMLKNERFVANAPEDVLTKNREALADAEAKLIKVKEQLESLQS; encoded by the coding sequence ATGGCATCAGAAGCTTACAATCCACAAGAGACAGAAAACAAATATTATAAAATTTGGGAAGATAGAAAGTACTTTGAAGTAGATGGAAACAAAGCCATCCAAAGAGAAGATAAAAAATTCTCTATCATGATGCCACCGCCAAACGTCACAGGTCGTCTACACATCGGTCATGCACTTACGTTTACACTTCAAGACATCATCACTCGTTACAAGCGTATGGACGGATATAAAACACTATGGCAACCAGGAACGGACCATGCGGGTATCGCTACTCAAAATGTAGTTGAGAAGCAACTTTTAGCTGAGGGAACGACTAAAGAAGAGTTAGGTCGTGAGAAATTTTTAGAACGTGCTTGGGCTTGGAAAGAAGAGTCTGCTGGGATTATGACAGACCAACTTCGTAAGATGGGAGTATCTCCAGCTTGGGAGAGAGAGCGTTTTACTATGGATGAGGGACTCCAAAAATCTGTAAAAGAGTCTTTTGTTCATCTTTATAACCAAGGACTAATCGTTCGTGGAAACTACATGGTTAACTGGTGTACACACGATGGTGCATTATCTGACATCGAAGTAGAACACGAAGACCATGATGGTAAGTTCTACCATATCACTTACCCTTTTGCTGATGGAAGTGGTAGTGTTGAAGTTGCAACTACTCGTCCTGAGACGTATTTTGGTGATACTGCAGTTATGGTTCATCCTGATGACTCGCGTTACACTCACCTAATCGGTAAAAAAATAAAACTTCCATTACTTGATAGAGAAGTTGCTATCATCGCTGATTCTCATGTTGATATGGAGTTTGGAACTGGTGTAGTTAAAGTTACACCTGCACATGATCAGAATGACTACGAAGTTGGTAAACGCCATGACCTAGAGTTCATTACAGTTTTTGATGAAAAAGGTATATTAAACGACTATGCTGGCGAGTTTAAAGGTTTAGAGCGTTTAGAGGCTCGTGAGACTATCGTAAACAGACTTCAAGAAGAAGGCTTTATCGTTAAGATAGAGGACCATAAGCATCAAGTAGGACACTGTTACAGATGTAAAAATATCGTTGAGCCATATATCTCAAGACAGTGGTTTGTTAAAAAAGACGTAGCCGCTAAATCTATAGAGAAGACAAATGCAGGTGAAGCACAGTTTTTCCCTCCTCACTGGATAAACTCTTACAACTCTTGGATGGGTGAACTTCGTGACTGGTGTATCTCTCGTCAGTTATGGTGGGGACATCAGATTCCAGTATTTTACTGTGATGAGTGCGACCACGAGTTTGTTTCTCAAGAAGATGCACCTGAAGCTTGTCCAAAGTGTGCTTGTAAAAATGTAACACAAGACCCTGATGTTTTAGATACTTGGTTCTCATCTGCTCTATGGCCGTTCTCAACTCTAGGTTGGGGTAATGGTGATGTTGAGATGGACAAACTTTTTCGCTCAGACGATATGAAAGACTTCTATCCAAACACTCTTCTTATCACTGGATTTGACATTCTTTTCTTCTGGGTAGCTAGAATGATGATGATGGGTGAAAACTTCAATGGCGAGCTTCCATTTAAGCACATCTACCTTCATGCTCTCGTTCGTGATGAAAAAGGCGATAAGATGTCTAAGTCTAAGGGTAACGTCATCGACCCTCTTGACATGGTAAATCAATACTCTGCAGATATCCTGCGTTTTACTCTTGCAATTTCAGCGGCGCAAGGTCGTGACATCAGAATGAGTACGGAAAAGCTTGAGTTAAACCGTAACTTCACAAATAAATTATACAACGCTGCGAAATTCTTGCAGATGAATGTAGATGTATTCCCAGACATGGCAGGCTTTTGTGTAGAGACTGAACTTGGTAAGTATATGACATCGCGTTTAAACGTAGCTACTAAAGAGGTTCGCGCAGCACTGGATGAGTACAAATTTAATGATGCCGCGACTATCATATATAGATTTATATGGAATGAGTTTTGTGGTTGGGGAATCGAGCTATCTAAAGCTGACAAAGCTTCTATAGTTGAACTTGGAGCTATCTTTAAAGAGGCAATGAAACTACTTCACCCATTTATGCCTTTTGTTACAGAGTATCTTTACCATGAGTTATCTGGAACGTCTTTAGAAGATAGCGACTCTATCATGATTATGCCTTATCCTCATAAAACAAAACAACGAGAAGCTGAAGAGAAAAAGTTCAACGTTATCATGGACGCTATCGTATCTATTCGTCGTGCAAAAGTACTTGTTGATTTGGCAAACCAAAAAATAGAAAAAGCATTTGTAAAGATAGATGGTATAAGTGAAGATGAGCAAAATATGATGCTTCCTTTCATTATAAAACTTGCTAAAGTAACAGAGGTAGAGTTTACTCAGACTAAGATAGAAAACGCCGTGAGTGACATCTCTGACTTTTGTGAGACATTTATACCAACTGATTCTATAGACTTGAGCTCTATTATCTCAAAACTTACAAAACAAGATGAGAAACTTCAAAAAGAGATAGACAAACTAAATGGCATGCTTAAAAATGAGCGTTTCGTCGCAAATGCACCCGAAGATGTGCTTACGAAAAACCGTGAGGCTTTAGCGGATGCGGAAGCTAAGCTTATAAAAGTTAAAGAGCAGTTAGAATCTCTACAGTCTTAA